A genomic region of Silurus meridionalis isolate SWU-2019-XX chromosome 7, ASM1480568v1, whole genome shotgun sequence contains the following coding sequences:
- the arhgap27 gene encoding rho GTPase-activating protein 15 isoform X3: MVDCYSKVRLNCRPKTAMAFSLHPQVEDDDLTAVYVNLPRARQSIGSLPSASAWGISESPELHDSLLLGSKGWEIHTDEDSGKEYYYHPSTGRSTWDYPLSPSMESEVGTKELPVSPNLSLSPACSPTDGARWTSDWEKVLDEKSGRHYFFNPISGQSSWDPPDDLMTPPLSGNNLKGGARPPLPEEDYPAVEDFPATFNQEEGFSFAGSSEYSLAHVKKTLIPRACLDRSAPAGWTLNVHPDGVWVFTNDQTQEQWIKSLDDRGQTYYYLKDGSKSEWNLPELSTGLRQCQLGNGMTGEQDGFGMMRTWRNSTGSQDEKLPSSHHRNASDSDMSGSPEILHNVSNLEKAGILNKTKISENGKKVRKNWAQSWTVLHGGVLTFHKDPRSNQTGTSQNKTNQIVPEFTVDLKGATIAWAAKDKSSKKNVVELKSRAGAEYLIQYDTDSIITDWHKAITDTIRQLDMEQHSDDEEEVSEKSPSTEKEDKSSVDKRRMSNVRQLSTSSTSEADHKKVRNKLRKFLLKRPTLQSVKEKGYIRENVFGCHLQNLCAQEKSTVPSFVTKCIRTVENRGLGVDGIYRVSGNLAVIQKLRFKADHENLDLEDGPWDIHVITGALKLFFRELQEPLFPYSHFSSFVQGIKIPDYNTRVVYIRDLVKSLPPNNHDTMEALFSHLRKVIEHGDQNRMTLQNVAIVFGPTLLKPEIESANITAYMVFQNQIIEFILSEFETIFHM, translated from the exons ATGGTGGATTGTTACTCCAAGGTTCGGCTGAATTGCCGTCCCAAAACCGCAATGGCCTTCTCTCTGCATCCCCAG GTTGAGGATGATGACTTAACGGCTGTGTATGTGAACCTGCCCAGGGCACGTCAGAGCATCGGCAGCTTGCCTTCCGCTTCTGCTTGGGGCATTTCAGAATCTCCCGAACTCCATGACAGTCTCCTTCTAGGTTCTAAGGGATGGGAGATCCACACTGACGAGGACAGTGGAAAAGAGTATTACTATCACCCTAGCACAGGCCGTAGCACCTGGGATTATCCACTTAGCCCATCAATGGAGTCTGAAGTGGGTACTAAGGAGCTTCCTGTCTCCCCAAATCTATCCCTTTCTCCAGCCTGTTCACCCACAGATGGAGCAAGATGGACCTCGGACTGGGAGAAGGTGCTGGATGAGAAAAGTGGTAGACACTATTTTTTTAACCCTATCTCTGGACAGAGTTCCTGGGACCCACCAGATGACCTGATGACTCCTCCTCTGTCTGGCAACAATCTTAAAGGAGGAGCACGG CCCCCTCTCCCCGAGGAAGACTACCCTGCTGTAGAAGATTTTCCTGCAACTTTCAACCAAGAGGAGGGTTTCTCTTTTGCCGGTTCTTCAGAATACTCGTTGGCCCATgtgaaaaaaactttaattccCAGAGCATGTCTAGACCGCAGTGCTCCTGCAGGCTGGACACTGAACGTTCACCCTGATGGAGTCTGGGTTTTCACCAATGACCAAACACAGGAGCAG TGGATCAAGTCCTTGGATGACCGGGGACAGACATACTACTACCTGAAAGATGGCTCCAAGTCTGAGTGGAACTTACCTGAA CTTTCTACAGGTTTGAGACAGTGCCAACTGGGAAATGGCATGACAGGGGAGcaggatggatttggaatgaTGAGAACCTGGAGGAATAGCACTGGATCTCAGGATGAG AAACTTCCTTCAAGTCATCACAGGAATGCTTCAGATAGTGATATGTCCGGTTCCCCAGAAATTCTGCATAAT GTGTCAAATTTGGAGAAAGCTGGAATCCTCAACAAGACCAAGATATCTGAGAACGGGAAAAAAGTACG AAAAAATTGGGCTCAGTCATGGACTGTTCTTCATGGAGGGGTTCTAACTTTCCACAAGGATCCGAGGTCCAACCAGACAGGAACATCA CAGAACAAGACCAATCAGATTGTTCCAGAATTCACTGTGGATTTGAAAGGCGCAACAATTGCATGGGCTGCAAAGGATAAGTCcagcaaaaaaaatgtggttGAG ctAAAAAGTCGGGCTGGAGCAGAATATCTGATTCAGTATGACACTGATAGCATCATCACCGACTGGCACAAAGCAATAACAGACACCATACGGCAACTT GACATGGAGCAGCATTcagatgatgaggaggaagtcagtgaaaagtctCCTAGCACAGAAAAGGAAGACAAATCAAGTGTGGACAAACGAAGGATGAGTAACG TTAGGCAGCTTTCAACCAGTTCCACGTCTGAGGCAGACCACAAGAAGGTCCGCAACAAGCTCCGCAAATTTCTCCTCAAGAGACCTACTTTGCAGTCAGTCAAGGAAAAAGGCTATATTAGAG AAAATGTGTTTGGCTGTCATCTGCAAAATCTCTGCGCCCAGGAGAAGTCTACAGTGCCTAGCTTTGTGACAAAGTGCATCAGGACAGTAGAGAATAGGG GTTTGGGGGTTGATGGAATCTACAGAGTTAGTGGAAACTTAGCTGTTATTCAGAAGCTACGTTTTAAGGCTGATCATg AGAATCTAGATCTGGAGGATGGCCCCTGGGACATCCATGTAATTACAGGAGCCTTGAAGCTCTTTTTCAGAGAACTGCAAGAGCCCTTGTTCCCTTACAGTCATTTCAGCAGCTTTGTCCAAGGCATCA aAATTCCAGATTACAACACCAGAGTGGTGTATATACGTGATCTTGTGAAATCTTTGCCACCAAACAATCATGACACAATGGAGGCACTCTTTAGCCATTTAAGGaa AGTTATCGAGCATGGAGATCAGAACCGGATGACTTTGCAGAATGTGGCAATAGTCTTCGGCCCAACGTTGCTCAAGCCTGAAATAGAGTCAGCAAACATAACTGCATATATGGTCTTCCAGAACCAGATCATTGAGTTTATCCTCAGTGAATTTGAAACAATCTTTCATATGTga